In Proteus vulgaris, one DNA window encodes the following:
- the pta gene encoding autotransporter Pta has product MNKEIALSHHHKMNKKNRINKNIFQLSLVASALLFSGYSVAYSEAGQLGDTKSWESQEYQKDWGLAAMNASSAYALGFHGQGAKIGVMDSGALLSHPELNDARFHAVKAKGQYGSTGMRYPQEMGGHYEKGQAFDVDGGWIKGVNDTHGTHVTGTVGASRDGNGMHGVAWGADVYLGNTGATDSNNYGPYQDYTYFYTGWKAMVDAGAQVINNSWGTNPRIVNTVPTKGPDGGNTTVHMPVDTTAQTEYEYFYFKKVYGDKPSFVDAAYDAVKGTNVVQVFTTGNRDFAQPYYRPLYPYFNPEAEKHWIAVAGLKQNADKSGYELEKIFNEAGNAKWWTVVAPGRYIYSSVVDEEGNAGWDTFSGTSMAAPHVTGAMGVLMSRYESMNAMQIRDVMFTTANHHNPDGSLYDSWTAAEGTPDVRYGWGTPDLDKGMYGPGQFLGKFEYNLSMTPLDVWTNDISQTALDLREQEDLAWLKEYTDKGIAAGGDYNLGTDFVINDGNPDPTSHIVSKEDAEKWRKEYYQKRADAIQAKIDAGLYDGALVKKGEGTLVMTGDNTYRGGTTVEQGTLYGFTESFGTEAVNVNGGKLGVIDRYNDTFTQQGQLASNESHKANININDKGTYLVTVGHDVNVGDMSLNKGASLDIGADSEGQLKDIYLNNTVATGTVNADNLVDNRTKTKMLANNNPDSDYALFNKNVSVKDNTITGTLSKKENTSLATFANNENGRSIANALDNTGNGDLFNAVLPMNERDLNKTYGSLGSDMYLNANSASVVNVLGLTRTVKDQAMGIGQGRYATLDNSNARIWMTGIGQWGNADYGHSNMDVDFYVGLLGAEIDVTENTKAGLFFGAGSTKYKGNEHGKIDSNDIHIGAYGVSNLYDVASLNYGFTHTNQDRDAKRTLWVGQNAGYNSTSYDAKITQIFLEGAYTQFNTNQYSIEPYAGFSWLRVSTDDINENVGNMKFTTKTDSQDIQVGTIGLRGGYPFMAGNINMALKGDISASHLFGDNRPESRLFLSNSGDATLRGGKLDNLFGVGLGVDAQLSKSTTFGLSYQGQYNSDVSSSGINATLKINF; this is encoded by the coding sequence ATGAACAAAGAAATAGCTTTAAGTCACCATCACAAAATGAATAAAAAAAATAGAATAAATAAAAATATATTTCAACTCTCCCTTGTTGCATCCGCGTTACTTTTTTCTGGATATTCCGTTGCATATTCAGAAGCTGGACAATTAGGTGATACAAAAAGTTGGGAAAGCCAAGAATATCAAAAAGATTGGGGTTTGGCGGCCATGAATGCCTCTAGTGCTTATGCACTTGGTTTCCATGGGCAAGGTGCCAAAATCGGTGTAATGGACTCTGGTGCATTATTGTCACATCCAGAATTGAATGATGCACGGTTTCATGCTGTGAAAGCCAAAGGCCAATATGGTTCAACTGGCATGCGTTATCCTCAGGAAATGGGGGGACATTATGAAAAAGGCCAGGCCTTTGATGTTGATGGAGGTTGGATCAAAGGTGTGAATGATACACACGGAACACATGTTACAGGTACCGTAGGCGCAAGCCGTGATGGTAATGGTATGCATGGTGTAGCGTGGGGAGCTGATGTTTATTTAGGAAATACTGGCGCGACAGATAGCAATAACTACGGTCCTTATCAAGATTACACTTATTTCTACACTGGCTGGAAAGCCATGGTCGATGCTGGAGCTCAAGTTATTAATAACAGTTGGGGAACAAACCCTCGAATTGTTAATACGGTTCCAACTAAAGGTCCTGATGGCGGTAATACAACCGTACACATGCCTGTAGATACCACTGCGCAAACTGAATATGAATATTTCTACTTTAAAAAAGTCTATGGTGATAAACCTTCCTTTGTTGATGCGGCTTATGACGCAGTAAAAGGCACTAACGTTGTACAAGTATTTACAACCGGTAACCGTGACTTTGCTCAGCCTTATTATCGCCCTCTTTATCCTTACTTTAATCCTGAAGCAGAAAAACATTGGATTGCGGTTGCGGGCCTGAAACAGAATGCGGATAAGTCGGGTTATGAATTAGAAAAAATCTTCAATGAAGCGGGTAATGCGAAATGGTGGACAGTTGTTGCACCAGGTCGTTACATTTATTCGTCAGTTGTTGATGAAGAAGGAAATGCAGGTTGGGATACTTTTAGTGGTACATCAATGGCAGCTCCTCACGTTACGGGTGCCATGGGTGTATTGATGTCACGTTACGAGTCAATGAATGCGATGCAAATACGTGATGTGATGTTTACAACGGCTAACCACCATAATCCAGATGGTTCTTTATATGATAGCTGGACAGCAGCAGAAGGAACGCCTGACGTGCGCTATGGTTGGGGTACTCCGGATTTAGATAAAGGGATGTATGGTCCGGGTCAATTCTTAGGTAAATTTGAATACAACTTAAGCATGACCCCACTTGATGTTTGGACAAATGATATTTCACAAACTGCGTTAGATTTACGTGAACAAGAAGATCTCGCATGGTTGAAGGAATATACAGATAAAGGCATTGCAGCTGGTGGTGATTACAATCTAGGGACTGATTTTGTTATCAACGATGGTAATCCAGATCCAACTTCTCATATTGTTAGTAAAGAAGATGCTGAAAAATGGCGTAAAGAGTATTACCAAAAACGAGCTGATGCTATTCAAGCTAAAATTGATGCTGGTTTATATGACGGCGCTTTAGTTAAGAAAGGTGAAGGTACCTTAGTGATGACGGGCGATAATACTTATCGTGGTGGTACAACAGTCGAGCAAGGTACTTTATATGGCTTTACTGAATCATTTGGTACAGAAGCAGTTAATGTTAATGGTGGCAAATTAGGTGTTATCGATCGCTATAATGATACTTTCACTCAACAAGGCCAATTAGCATCAAACGAAAGCCATAAAGCCAATATTAATATCAACGATAAAGGCACGTATTTAGTGACTGTTGGGCATGATGTTAATGTCGGCGATATGTCCTTAAATAAAGGGGCAAGTTTAGATATTGGTGCTGATAGTGAAGGTCAATTAAAAGATATCTACCTTAATAATACCGTTGCAACAGGTACTGTTAATGCAGACAATTTAGTTGATAATCGTACTAAAACTAAAATGTTAGCTAATAACAATCCAGATAGTGATTACGCATTATTTAATAAAAATGTTTCTGTAAAAGACAACACGATTACAGGTACATTAAGTAAGAAAGAAAATACCTCTTTAGCCACATTTGCGAATAATGAAAATGGCCGTTCTATTGCTAATGCTTTAGATAATACAGGTAATGGTGATTTATTTAATGCTGTACTTCCTATGAATGAAAGGGATCTGAATAAGACCTACGGATCATTAGGCAGTGATATGTATTTAAATGCCAACAGTGCGAGTGTGGTAAATGTGTTAGGGTTAACTCGTACAGTGAAAGATCAAGCCATGGGTATTGGTCAAGGTCGTTATGCTACATTGGATAACAGTAACGCACGTATTTGGATGACAGGCATTGGCCAATGGGGTAATGCTGATTATGGTCATAGCAATATGGATGTTGATTTCTATGTCGGCTTATTAGGCGCAGAAATTGATGTGACTGAAAATACCAAAGCTGGTCTCTTCTTTGGTGCCGGCTCAACCAAATATAAAGGTAATGAGCACGGTAAAATAGACAGTAACGATATCCATATTGGTGCTTATGGCGTGTCTAATTTATATGATGTGGCTTCATTAAACTATGGTTTCACACATACTAACCAAGATAGAGATGCCAAAAGAACACTTTGGGTAGGACAAAATGCAGGTTATAACTCAACCAGTTATGATGCAAAAATTACTCAAATTTTCTTAGAAGGTGCTTATACTCAATTTAATACTAATCAGTACTCTATTGAGCCATATGCAGGATTTAGTTGGTTGCGTGTATCAACCGATGATATCAATGAAAATGTCGGTAATATGAAATTTACCACCAAGACTGATTCACAAGATATTCAAGTCGGTACTATCGGTTTACGTGGTGGATATCCATTTATGGCTGGTAACATTAATATGGCATTAAAAGGCGATATTTCTGCAAGTCATTTATTTGGTGATAATCGTCCTGAATCACGTCTATTCTTATCAAATTCTGGTGATGCAACATTACGCGGTGGCAAACTGGATAATCTGTTTGGTGTTGGTTTAGGTGTTGATGCGCAATTAAGCAAATCAACAACTTTCGGGCTTTCTTACCAAGGCCAATATAATAGTGATGTAAGCTCAAGTGGCATTAATGCAACCCTGAAAATTAATTTCTAA
- the ftsP gene encoding cell division protein FtsP → MSFSRRQFIQASGLAVCLGSISSSVRAESVNDKQLPIPPLLESRHGQPLFLTLQNVHWAFNGAQKAQVWGINGSTPGPTIRVRSGDDIKLIYSNRLSEAVSMTVSGLLVPGTQVGGAARLMSPGAYWSPVLPIRQKAATCWYHANTPFKMASHVYNGLVGMWIVEDEESRSLPLPKEYGVNDFPLIIQDKRIDNFGTPQYDKEAASDGFYGDTLLVNGREDPYIEVSRGWIRLRLVNASNARRYELTANDGRSLYLIASDQGLLTSPVELKSVPMAPGERREILVDMSEGGDVIITAGQSAGFMDRLRGIFEPSDLLRNANILTIKPTGLMSLVTDKAPQQLALDDTQITTSIQPRTIQLHNSPPGINNARWELSRIDLVGKQNGWERWLVTVPTPQSFHIEGARFKVINHNGQKPSPADFGWKDTVWIESQSELLVELKQPSYTHFPFLYYSQLLENADKGMVGQMEITPAE, encoded by the coding sequence ATGTCATTTAGTCGTCGCCAGTTTATTCAGGCTTCAGGCTTAGCGGTATGTCTGGGCTCAATATCTTCTTCTGTTCGTGCTGAATCAGTCAATGATAAACAATTACCAATACCGCCATTGCTCGAATCTCGCCATGGCCAGCCACTCTTTTTGACGTTGCAAAACGTGCATTGGGCGTTTAATGGTGCGCAAAAAGCGCAGGTTTGGGGCATCAATGGCTCAACTCCAGGACCAACAATTAGAGTTAGAAGTGGCGATGATATAAAACTTATTTATAGTAACCGTCTTAGTGAAGCCGTATCCATGACGGTAAGTGGTCTATTAGTTCCGGGCACACAAGTCGGGGGCGCCGCCAGATTAATGTCGCCAGGCGCTTATTGGTCGCCAGTATTACCCATTCGCCAAAAAGCGGCAACGTGTTGGTATCACGCTAATACTCCTTTTAAAATGGCGTCTCATGTTTATAACGGGCTGGTGGGAATGTGGATTGTGGAAGATGAAGAGAGCCGATCTCTACCTTTACCCAAAGAGTATGGTGTAAATGATTTTCCGCTAATAATTCAAGATAAACGAATTGATAATTTTGGTACACCGCAATACGACAAAGAAGCTGCAAGTGACGGTTTTTATGGTGATACGTTACTCGTAAATGGGCGTGAAGATCCTTATATCGAAGTTTCTAGAGGTTGGATCCGTTTACGTTTAGTTAATGCATCTAATGCTCGCCGTTATGAATTAACTGCAAATGATGGTCGATCGCTTTACCTTATCGCCTCAGATCAAGGTTTATTAACTTCTCCCGTTGAATTGAAATCAGTGCCAATGGCACCAGGCGAAAGACGTGAAATACTCGTTGATATGTCTGAAGGGGGAGATGTCATCATTACAGCGGGGCAAAGTGCCGGATTTATGGACAGACTTCGTGGTATTTTTGAGCCTTCTGACTTATTACGTAATGCCAATATATTGACGATTAAACCGACAGGATTAATGTCATTAGTTACTGATAAAGCGCCTCAACAATTAGCACTAGATGACACACAAATTACGACCTCGATTCAGCCTAGAACCATTCAACTTCATAACAGTCCCCCAGGTATCAATAATGCTCGTTGGGAGCTTTCAAGAATTGATTTGGTGGGTAAACAAAATGGCTGGGAACGTTGGCTTGTCACTGTACCAACACCTCAATCATTCCATATTGAAGGTGCTCGCTTTAAAGTAATTAATCATAATGGGCAAAAACCTTCACCTGCGGATTTTGGTTGGAAAGATACGGTTTGGATTGAAAGCCAGAGTGAGTTACTAGTAGAGTTAAAGCAGCCTTCTTATACTCACTTTCCTTTCCTGTATTACAGCCAATTACTAGAAAATGCGGATAAAGGTATGGTAGGACAAATGGAAATCACGCCTGCAGAATAA
- a CDS encoding 1-acylglycerol-3-phosphate O-acyltransferase: MLAIIRGIIVILYTIIVVTFGIIYCMFSPRNPKHVMTYGRAFGKLSRIFGIKLVERFPKDAKSYGPSIYIGNHQNNFDMVTMSNAVQPNTVTVGKKSLIFIPFFGQLYWITGNILIDRANRSKAHGTISQVADQIKSKKISVWMFPEGTRSRGRGLLPFKTGAFHAAIQAGVPIIPVCVSTTQGKIKLNRWNNGYVIVEMLPPIDVSKYTKDQVRELAEDCRQIMKAKIEELDKEVEEMNNRDFPGKLN, from the coding sequence ATGTTAGCCATTATTCGAGGCATTATTGTCATTCTTTACACCATTATTGTGGTGACGTTTGGAATAATTTATTGCATGTTTTCACCAAGAAATCCCAAACATGTAATGACTTATGGACGAGCATTTGGCAAGTTATCTCGTATTTTTGGGATTAAGCTTGTTGAACGTTTTCCAAAAGATGCAAAAAGCTATGGCCCAAGTATTTATATTGGAAACCATCAAAATAATTTTGATATGGTAACAATGTCGAATGCAGTACAACCTAATACAGTGACTGTGGGCAAAAAAAGCTTAATTTTTATTCCTTTTTTTGGCCAATTATATTGGATCACAGGTAATATTTTGATTGATAGAGCGAATCGCTCTAAAGCTCATGGCACAATTTCACAAGTTGCCGATCAAATTAAATCGAAGAAAATTTCAGTGTGGATGTTTCCTGAAGGAACGCGTAGTCGTGGACGTGGGCTATTACCATTTAAAACAGGGGCGTTTCATGCTGCAATTCAAGCTGGTGTACCTATTATTCCGGTTTGTGTGTCGACAACCCAAGGTAAAATTAAACTCAATCGCTGGAATAATGGCTACGTGATTGTTGAAATGTTGCCTCCGATTGATGTTTCAAAATACACCAAAGATCAAGTTCGGGAATTAGCTGAAGATTGTCGCCAAATTATGAAAGCGAAAATTGAAGAGTTAGATAAAGAAGTTGAAGAGATGAATAATCGTGATTTTCCCGGTAAATTAAATTAA
- a CDS encoding DNA gyrase C-terminal beta-propeller domain-containing protein: protein MSEKGLIRCQKGHNIDAQSVGFKAGDDYFAAIEGMSNQPVHLIDTTGQSYTVDVDALPSGRSKGDALTERLKIQKGAQLRHIVMGESTDKILMASDAGYGFICQVDDLTSKNKAGKSLLTLPENALPLPPQRLNNELTDLIMIITKGGRMLIFEAAELPTMVKGKGNQMVSIPASQAASGEDNVAWLRVLPENASVTLHFGKRKLTMSMNELVSFKAKRGRRGTSLPRGAQVIDHIDIETN, encoded by the coding sequence ATGTCGGAAAAAGGACTCATTCGTTGCCAGAAAGGCCATAATATAGATGCTCAATCTGTTGGCTTTAAAGCAGGTGATGATTATTTCGCTGCTATTGAAGGAATGAGTAATCAGCCTGTACACTTAATAGATACCACAGGTCAAAGCTATACTGTTGATGTTGATGCTTTACCTTCAGGTCGTAGTAAAGGCGACGCGCTGACTGAACGATTAAAAATTCAGAAAGGTGCGCAGTTACGCCATATTGTTATGGGCGAAAGCACCGATAAGATCTTAATGGCATCTGATGCTGGTTATGGTTTTATCTGCCAAGTTGATGATTTAACTTCTAAAAATAAAGCAGGAAAATCATTACTAACATTACCTGAAAATGCATTACCTTTACCGCCACAACGTTTGAACAATGAACTGACTGATCTCATCATGATCATTACTAAAGGCGGTAGAATGCTGATCTTTGAAGCAGCAGAATTGCCAACGATGGTAAAAGGAAAAGGAAACCAGATGGTTTCTATTCCTGCTTCACAAGCTGCAAGTGGTGAGGATAATGTCGCTTGGTTACGTGTACTACCAGAAAATGCTTCAGTAACACTGCATTTTGGCAAGCGTAAACTAACAATGTCGATGAATGAGTTAGTTAGCTTTAAAGCAAAACGTGGACGCCGAGGAACCTCATTACCTCGCGGTGCTCAAGTTATCGATCATATTGATATTGAAACAAATTAA
- the parE gene encoding DNA topoisomerase IV subunit B has translation MTQSSYNAKDIEVLNGLEPVRRRPGMYTDTTRPNHLAQEVIDNSVDEALAGHASKVDVILYEDQSIEVIDNGRGMPVDIHPELKVSAIELILAHLHAGGKFSNKNYQFSGGLHGVGISVVNALSKRIEVTVRRDGKIYQIAFENGDKVEELHEIGTCAKRDTGTSVHFWPDGSYFDVPRFSSKSLSHVLKAKAVLCPGVNVSFVDKVNNTQENWCYADGLTDYLSEAVAEFIRLPEEPFTGKFEGDNEAVEWSMLWLPEGGDLLTESYVNLIPTVQGGTHVNGLRQGVLDAMREFCEFRNLLPRGIKLTADDTWERCAYVLSVKMQDPQFAGQTKERLSSRQTSAFVASAVKNAFSLWLNQNVQVGELLAEMAISSAQRRMRAAKKVVRKKLTSGPALPGKLADCTSQDLRYTELFLVEGDSAGGSAKQARDREYQAIMPLRGKILNTWEVSSDEVLASQEVHDISVAIGMDPDSDDLSQLRYGKVCILADADSDGLHIATLLCALFVRHFPALVKQGHVYMAMPPLYRIDLGKEVHYALDESEKNAILQRLSRKKGKPNVQRFKGLGEMNPLQLRETTLDPNTRRLVQLVIDEENYQETLGMMDMLLAKKRSEDRRNWLQEKGDEVDIEV, from the coding sequence ATGACTCAATCAAGTTATAACGCAAAGGATATTGAGGTTCTTAATGGTCTAGAACCAGTACGTCGTCGTCCTGGCATGTACACTGATACGACTAGACCGAACCATTTGGCACAGGAAGTGATAGATAATAGCGTGGACGAGGCGCTTGCGGGACACGCATCGAAGGTCGATGTTATTTTATATGAAGACCAATCTATCGAAGTTATCGACAATGGGCGAGGAATGCCTGTCGATATTCATCCTGAACTTAAAGTCTCTGCTATCGAGTTAATTCTTGCTCACCTTCACGCCGGAGGAAAATTCTCTAATAAAAACTATCAATTTTCCGGTGGGTTACATGGTGTAGGGATCTCGGTTGTTAACGCACTTTCTAAGCGTATTGAAGTGACAGTTCGTCGTGATGGTAAGATTTATCAAATTGCCTTTGAAAATGGCGATAAAGTCGAAGAGTTGCACGAAATTGGAACTTGTGCAAAGCGAGATACTGGAACAAGTGTGCATTTTTGGCCGGATGGCTCTTATTTTGATGTTCCTCGCTTTTCCTCCAAAAGTTTATCTCACGTATTAAAAGCCAAAGCCGTATTGTGTCCCGGTGTTAATGTCTCTTTTGTTGATAAAGTGAATAACACACAAGAAAACTGGTGCTACGCTGATGGTTTAACCGATTATTTAAGTGAAGCTGTTGCTGAATTTATTCGCCTTCCTGAAGAGCCTTTTACTGGAAAATTTGAAGGGGATAATGAGGCCGTTGAATGGTCTATGTTATGGCTACCAGAAGGTGGCGATTTACTTACTGAAAGTTATGTTAACTTAATCCCGACTGTTCAGGGGGGGACACACGTTAATGGTTTACGCCAAGGTGTGTTAGATGCAATGCGTGAATTCTGTGAATTCCGTAATTTACTCCCACGAGGCATTAAATTAACTGCTGACGATACATGGGAGCGTTGCGCTTATGTATTATCAGTCAAAATGCAAGATCCTCAATTTGCAGGGCAAACCAAAGAGCGACTCTCTTCAAGACAAACCAGTGCGTTTGTTGCAAGTGCTGTAAAAAACGCCTTTAGCTTATGGTTAAATCAGAATGTTCAAGTTGGTGAATTACTCGCTGAGATGGCTATTAGTAGTGCTCAGCGTCGTATGCGAGCCGCAAAAAAAGTAGTGAGAAAAAAACTCACTTCTGGGCCTGCACTACCTGGAAAATTAGCTGATTGTACTTCTCAAGATTTACGATATACCGAACTGTTTTTAGTTGAAGGGGACTCTGCGGGAGGCTCGGCGAAACAAGCGCGTGATCGTGAATATCAAGCGATTATGCCACTGCGCGGTAAAATTCTAAATACATGGGAAGTCTCTTCTGATGAAGTGCTTGCTTCACAAGAGGTACATGATATCTCTGTGGCAATCGGAATGGATCCTGATAGTGATGATTTAAGCCAATTACGTTACGGTAAAGTTTGTATTCTTGCGGATGCGGACTCTGATGGCTTACATATTGCAACTTTATTATGCGCGTTATTTGTGCGTCATTTCCCTGCTCTTGTTAAGCAAGGGCACGTTTATATGGCAATGCCACCGCTTTACCGTATTGATTTAGGTAAAGAAGTCCATTATGCCCTTGATGAATCAGAAAAAAATGCCATTTTACAACGTTTAAGTCGTAAAAAAGGAAAGCCTAACGTACAGCGCTTTAAAGGGTTGGGTGAGATGAACCCGCTTCAATTGCGTGAGACCACGCTTGATCCTAATACGCGTCGTTTGGTGCAATTGGTAATTGATGAAGAAAATTATCAAGAAACCCTAGGCATGATGGATATGTTGTTAGCGAAAAAACGCTCTGAAGATCGCCGAAATTGGTTACAAGAAAAAGGCGATGAAGTTGACATCGAAGTGTAA
- the yqiA gene encoding esterase YqiA: MSRILYLHGFNSSPKSAKAQAFRQWLEATHPEIELIVPQLPPYPKEAAQLIETIVKESANDKLGLIGSSLGGYLSIWLSQRFNLSAVVVNPAIRPFDLLQNFLGENENPYTHQKYRLEPHHMDELLALRIPVITSPELIWLLQQTGDEILDYRQAVSYLGACRQTVESDGNHAFVGFDRFFPKIIQFLKII; the protein is encoded by the coding sequence ATGTCTCGTATTCTCTATTTACATGGCTTTAATAGCTCACCCAAATCAGCAAAAGCCCAAGCTTTTCGTCAATGGTTAGAAGCAACTCACCCTGAAATTGAATTAATAGTGCCTCAATTGCCACCTTATCCAAAAGAAGCAGCTCAACTAATTGAAACAATAGTTAAAGAAAGCGCAAATGATAAGCTTGGATTAATTGGCTCATCATTAGGTGGCTATTTATCGATCTGGTTATCTCAGCGTTTTAATTTATCTGCTGTTGTTGTTAATCCTGCTATTCGTCCTTTTGATCTATTACAGAATTTCTTGGGAGAAAACGAAAATCCCTATACACATCAAAAGTATAGATTAGAACCTCACCATATGGATGAGTTACTTGCCTTGCGTATTCCCGTAATTACATCACCCGAACTTATTTGGTTGCTTCAACAAACTGGAGATGAAATACTTGATTATCGTCAAGCTGTCTCATATCTTGGCGCGTGTAGGCAAACCGTAGAATCGGATGGAAATCACGCATTTGTGGGTTTTGATCGCTTTTTTCCAAAAATTATTCAATTTTTAAAGATAATTTAG
- the cpdA gene encoding 3',5'-cyclic-AMP phosphodiesterase produces the protein MESQLELSVKHKNTVRILQITDTHLFANVEDTLLGINTYRSYHAVLNAIREQGLEVDLIVATGDLVQDQTFEAYQHFADGIATLTPPCVWLPGNHDYQPAMIDALNQAGILSAKQVLIGDSWQMLLLDSQIQGVPHGELSDCQLDWLTRCLESQKHRDTIILLHHHPMPSGCTWLDQHSLRNSQELAERLKGHTQVKMMLCGHIHQEMDEMWNGIRMLATPSTCIQFRPHCTNFTLDTVSPGWRYLEMSLSSDEKGKVETQVYRLSGTEFCPDLDADGY, from the coding sequence TTGGAAAGCCAGCTTGAATTATCGGTGAAACATAAAAACACCGTAAGAATATTACAAATCACAGACACCCACCTCTTCGCTAATGTGGAGGATACTCTGCTGGGTATTAATACCTATCGTAGCTACCATGCGGTATTAAATGCGATTAGAGAGCAGGGGCTTGAGGTGGACTTGATTGTTGCGACAGGTGATTTAGTTCAAGATCAAACCTTTGAAGCTTATCAGCATTTCGCTGATGGCATTGCAACGCTAACACCTCCTTGTGTTTGGTTGCCAGGTAATCATGACTATCAACCTGCGATGATTGATGCTTTAAATCAGGCTGGTATTTTGTCGGCAAAACAAGTGTTGATTGGTGATAGTTGGCAAATGTTGTTATTAGATAGCCAAATTCAAGGTGTTCCTCATGGTGAGTTATCAGATTGTCAGCTAGATTGGCTAACTCGTTGTCTTGAAAGTCAAAAACATAGAGATACGATCATTTTGTTACATCATCATCCTATGCCTTCAGGGTGCACATGGTTAGATCAACATAGTTTAAGAAACTCTCAAGAATTAGCTGAACGCTTAAAAGGCCATACTCAGGTAAAAATGATGCTTTGTGGTCATATTCATCAAGAAATGGATGAAATGTGGAATGGCATTCGTATGTTGGCAACACCTTCGACTTGTATTCAGTTTCGCCCTCATTGCACGAATTTTACTTTGGATACGGTTTCTCCAGGTTGGCGCTATTTAGAAATGTCTCTTTCATCGGATGAAAAAGGTAAAGTTGAAACACAGGTATACCGTTTATCAGGCACTGAATTCTGTCCTGATCTTGATGCGGATGGCTATTAA
- the nudF gene encoding ADP-ribose diphosphatase, with the protein MKKRENIPFLYGREDVKLLNQRDLYKGFFRMTEYRFKHRLFEGGWSEEVKREVFERGNAGVLLAYDPKRDEVVLIEQIRIPAYETSETPWLLEVIAGMVEQGESPEDVVRREAQEEAGVIVGRCEPIISYLSSPGGTSERMHVYVGEVDATTAKGIHGLACENEDIRVHVVSREQAYRWVEEGVIDNAASVIALQWLQLHHIALRERWSVI; encoded by the coding sequence ATGAAGAAAAGGGAAAATATACCATTTTTATACGGTCGTGAAGACGTGAAATTGCTCAATCAAAGAGATTTATATAAAGGCTTTTTCCGTATGACCGAGTACCGCTTTAAACACCGCCTTTTTGAAGGTGGGTGGAGTGAAGAAGTCAAACGTGAAGTATTTGAGCGAGGCAATGCGGGTGTTTTGTTAGCTTATGATCCTAAACGTGATGAAGTCGTATTAATTGAGCAAATTCGTATTCCTGCGTATGAAACTAGTGAGACACCTTGGTTGCTAGAAGTGATTGCCGGTATGGTTGAACAAGGCGAAAGTCCAGAAGATGTTGTTAGACGTGAAGCCCAAGAAGAAGCGGGCGTTATCGTTGGGCGATGTGAGCCAATTATTAGTTACCTTTCTAGTCCTGGTGGCACCAGTGAAAGAATGCATGTCTATGTTGGCGAAGTTGATGCAACAACGGCAAAAGGTATTCATGGGTTAGCGTGTGAGAACGAAGATATTCGTGTTCATGTAGTGAGCCGAGAACAAGCCTATCGTTGGGTTGAAGAAGGCGTTATTGATAATGCGGCCTCTGTTATTGCTCTGCAATGGTTACAACTTCATCATATTGCACTAAGAGAGCGTTGGTCAGTAATTTAA